From Arachis stenosperma cultivar V10309 chromosome 2, arast.V10309.gnm1.PFL2, whole genome shotgun sequence, one genomic window encodes:
- the LOC130962294 gene encoding calcium-dependent lipid-binding protein: protein MGLISGIFMGILFGIALMAAWERMMRYRSAKRIGKAADIKILGSLNREDLKKLCGDSLPEWISFPAYEQVKWLNKELSKLWPFVADAATLVIRESVEPLLEDYRPPGITSLKFSKLSLGNVAPKIEGIRVQSLTKGQIIMDIDFRWGGDPSIILAVEAALVASIPIQLKDLQVFTIIRVIFQLAEEIPCISAVVVALLAEPEPKIDYTLKAVGGSLTAIPGISDMIDDTVKSIVTDMLQWPHRIVVPLGGIPVDTSELELKPQGKLTVTIVKANELKNMEMIGKSDPYVVLYIRPLFKVKTKVVDNNLNPVWNQTFDVIVEDKETQSLILEVFDKDIGQDKRLGVVKLLLNDLEAETEKDLELRLLPSLDTLKVKDKKDRGTLFIKVFYHQFNKEEQLAALEAEKEILETRKKLKAEGVIGSTMDALDGAASIVGSGVGFVGSGVVAGAGLVGSGLGAGAGLVGSGLGAGAGFVGSGLGAVGSGFAKAGKFMGRTITGGHSGSRRSGSSTPVNNGQESGGGAKPL from the exons ATGGGGTTGATTTCTGGGATTTTCATGGGTATCTTGTTTGGCATAGCATTGATGGCAGCATGGGAGCGCATGATGAGGTACCGAAGCGCCAAGCGAATTGGAAAG GCAGCTGATATTAAAATCCTTGGATCCCTTAACAGAGAAGATCTGAAGAAACTTTGTGGCGATAGTTTGCCGGAGTGGATATCTTTTCCTGCATATGAGCAA GTGAAATGGCTAAACAAGGAGCTGTCCAAACTTTGGCCATTTGTGGCAGAT GCAGCAACTTTGGTTATCAGAGAATCTGTTGAACCACTACTAGAAGATTACAGACCTCCTGGAATTACTTCTTTGAAGTTCAGCAAGTTGTCACTTGGAAATGTTGCTCCGAAAATTGAAG GTATTCGagttcaaagtcttaccaaagGTCAAATCATAATGGACATTGATTTCCGTTGGGGTGGTGATCCCAGTATTATTCTTGCTGTTGAAGCTGCACTCGTTGCATCAATCCCTATACAG TTGAAGGATCTACAGGTTTTCACCATTATCCGAGTTATATTCCAACTTGCTGAAGAGATCCCTTGCATTTCTGCTGTCGTTGTTGCCTTACTTGCCGAG CCGGAACCCAAAATTGATTACACTTTGAAAGCTGTTGGTGGAAGTTTGACAGCAATTCCCGGAATTTCAGATATGATTGAT GATACAGTGAAGTCAATTGTTACTGATATGCTCCAATGGCCTCATAGGATTGTTGTTCCCCTTGGCGGCATACCTGTTGATACTAG TGAACTGGAGCTTAAACCACAGGGAAAGCTTACAGTCACCATAGTCAAAGCGAACGAGTTAAAGAATATGGAAATGATTGGAAAATCAGATCCTTATGTCGTTTTGTATATTCGACCCTTATTTAAGGTTAAAACCAAGGTTGTTGACAACAACTTGAATCCTGTTTGGAATCAGACATTTGATGTGATTGTAGAAGACAAGGAGACACAGTCACTTATTCTTGAG GTTTTTGATAAAGATATTGGACAAGATAAGCGATTGGGAGTAGTAAAGTTGCTCCTCAATGATCTGGAAGCagaaactgaaaaggatcttgaATTGAGGCTGTTGCCATCTCTCGATACATTGAAGGTTAAAGACAAGAAGGATCGAGGAACCTTGTTTATAAAG GTCTTTTATCACCAATTCAACAAGGAAGAGCAATTGGCTGCACTAGAAGCCGAGAAAGAGATACTAGAAACGAGGAAGAAACTGAAGGCGGAGGGAGTGATAGGAAGCACGATGGACGCACTAGATGGAGCAGCGTCGATAGTAGGGTCCGGTGTTGGTTTTGTTGGTTCTGGTGTTGTTGCCGGCGCAGGGCTTGTTGGAAGCGGTCTTGGCGCTGGAGCCGGACTTGTTGGAAGTGGTCTTGGTGCTGGAGCTGGGTTTGTTGGTAGTGGTCTTGGAGCAGTTGGTAGCGGCTTTGCTAAAGCCGGGAAGTTCATGGGGAGGACAATCACAGGTGGCCATAGTGGTTCCCGAAGGAGCGGCTCGTCGACACCGGTGAATAATGGACAGGAGAGTGGTGGTGGTGCCAAGCCTTTGTAA
- the LOC130960555 gene encoding receptor-like serine/threonine-protein kinase At2g45590, with protein sequence MPSRPPPLSTAAPPLQHNHHHHNQRIILIGSLSLTILLLLSLLFTLLTFLYRKLSLHRTTPFPHHHHHHNNHRRYSYTLLRRATNSFSPSTKLGHGGFGSVHRATLPSGETVALKLMDSPGSLQGEREFHNELSLCSNLNSPFILSLLGFSSDRRNRKLILVYELMKNRSLQDALLDRKCPELMNWKTRFDVVVSVAKGLEYLHHCCDPPVIHGDIKPSNILLDSEFRAKIGDFGLARVKEEVGVVVVEEEVHGGDCGGGGGGDEECDRGSVVESVATGTTAGFDLERSPESFAAVRVLDSDASPAAAGTSPEVGLEKGSVLSDGLFDGVSVESGNQRRKGGGNGGGSGRDWWWKQDNGGGSESGRVKDYVMEWIGSEIKKERPKNEWVASPSSISCDAENNGGVERLDSEAKNKNKNKKKKQRKRLDWWASLDEEKVKNQPQQKKEKNRKPREWWKEEFCEELAKKSKKKKRSLDNNGGEAWWQNKDEDLVVVQDQKRKRKNKTSRGSIDWWLDGLSGELIRNNNGRRNSQDWVSGDIPKSGGISSTPSMRGTVCYIAPEYGGGGQLSEKCDVYSFGVLLLVLVAGRRPLQVTASPISEFERANLISWARQLAHNGRLLDLVDTNILSLDKEQALLCITIALLCLQRSPAKRPSMKEIVGMLSGEADTPHLPFEFSPSPPSNFLFKSRKKAR encoded by the exons ATGCCCTCCCGTCCACCACCACTCTCCACGGCGGCGCCACCCCTCCAacacaaccaccaccaccacaaccAAAGAATCATTCTCATCGGATCCCTCTCCCTCaccatcctcctcctcctctctctcctcttcacccTCCTCACCTTCCTCTACCGGAAACTCTCCCTCCACCGCACCACCCCCTTcccccaccaccaccaccaccacaacaACCACCGCCGCTACTCCTACACGCTCCTCCGCCGCGCAACAAACTCCTTCTCCCCCTCCACCAAACTCGGCCACGGCGGCTTCGGCTCCGTCCACAGAGCCACCCTCCCTTCCGGCGAAACCGTGGCACTGAAGCTCATGGACTCGCCGGGCTCCCTCCAAGGCGAACGCGAGTTCCACAATGAACTCTCTCTCTGTTCGAATCTCAACTCACctttcattctctctctcttggGTTTCTCTTCCGACAGAAGAAACCGCAAACTCATACTCGTCTATGAGCTAATGAAGAATCGAAGCCTCCAAGACGCGCTTTTGGATCGCAAGTGTCCCGAGCTTATGAACTGGAAAACGCGCTTCGACGTTGTAGTTTCGGTGGCCAAAGGGTTGGAGTACTTGCACCATTGTTGTGACCCTCCGGTGATTCACGGTGACATCAAACCGAGTAATATTTTGTTGGATTCTGAGTTTAGGGCTAAAATTGGGGATTTTGGGCTTGCCAGGGTGAAGGAGGAGGTTGGGGTTGTGGTGGTGGAGGAGGAAGTTCACGGTGGTGATTGTGGTGGTGGCGGCGGTGGTGATGAAGAGTGTGATCGTGGTTCGGTGGTGGAGAGTGTGGCGACTGGGACTACTGCCGGATTTGATTTGGAGAGGTCGCCAGAAAGTTTTGCGGCGGTGAGGGTTTTGGATTCAGATGCGTCTCCGGCGGCGGCGGGGACTTCGCCGGAGGTCGGGTTGGAGAAAGGTAGCGTCTTGTCGGATGGGTTGTTTGATGGGGTGAGTGTGGAGAGTGGGAATCAGAGGAGGAAGGGTGGCGGTAATGGCGGTGGTTCCGGCAGGGATTGGTGGTGGAAACAGGACAATGGTGGAGGGTCAGAGTCAGGGAGGGTCAAGGATTATGTTATGGAATGGATTGGTAGTgagataaagaaagaaaggCCCAAGAATGAATGGGTTGCTTCTCCAAGTAGCATAAGTTGTGATGCAGAGAATAATGGGGGTGTTGAAAGATTGGATTCGGAGGCCAAAAACAAGAAtaagaacaagaagaaaaagcagaGAAAGAG GTTGGATTGGTGGGCTTCATTGGACGAGGAGAAGGTGAAGAATCAGCCGCAgcagaagaaggagaagaatcgGAAGCCGAGGGAGTGGTGGAAGGAGGAGTTCTGTGAGGAGCTGGCGAAgaagagcaagaagaagaagaggagccTTGATAACAATGGTGGTGAAGCTTGGTGGCAGAACAAAGATGAGGACTTGGTGGTGGTTCAGGAtcagaagaggaagaggaaaaacaAGACCAGCAGAGGAAGCATTGATTGGTGGCTTGATGGTTTGAGTGGTGAACTAATCCGAAACAACAATGGCAGAAGGAATAGCCAAGATTGG GTGAGTGGTGACATACCGAAGAGTGGTGGAATCAGCAGTACTCCAAGCATGAGGGGGACTGTGTGTTATATTGCTCCTGAATATGGTGGTGGTGGCCAATTATCTGAGAAATGTGATGTGTATAGTTTTGGTGTTCttcttttggttttggttgCTGGGAGGAGACCCCTTCAAGTGACAGCATCGCCGATCTCGGAATTCGAGAGGGCTAATTTGATTTCATGGGCTAGGCAACTTGCTCACAACGGCAGGCTCTTGGATCTTGTTGACACTAACATTCTTTCATTGGACAAGGAACAAGCTTTGCTCTGCATCACAATTGCCTTGTTGTGCCTCCAGAGATCGCCTGCAAAGAGGCcgtccatgaaggagattgTGGGGATGCTCTCCGGCGAGGCCGACACGCCTCACTTGCCATTCGAGTTCTCGCCGTCGCCGCCctcgaattttctcttcaagTCCAGGAAGAAGGCTCGGTGA